One Chloroflexota bacterium genomic region harbors:
- a CDS encoding DedA family protein — MHAIEQQIVDFLYNLFNTIGWPGVVAAMAIESACIPLPSEVTMPLSGWMLVQAKGLSAWHVLWAAFYGGLGCTIGSIITYWIGALGGRPLLERYGKYVLISRHDMEVADRWFAKYGEATAFFSRLLPVVRTFISLPLGMARMNFAKFTILAFVGSFLWSGVLAYLGYVFGEHWVQVREAMRPFDIPILIVLVGLVAWYVYTHIKRAKRQAKADAEPAA, encoded by the coding sequence ATGCACGCGATTGAGCAGCAAATCGTGGACTTTCTGTACAATCTGTTCAACACCATCGGCTGGCCCGGCGTGGTCGCGGCGATGGCGATTGAAAGCGCCTGCATCCCCCTGCCCAGCGAGGTAACCATGCCCCTGTCGGGCTGGATGCTGGTGCAGGCAAAGGGGCTTTCGGCGTGGCATGTGTTGTGGGCCGCGTTCTACGGTGGGCTGGGCTGCACCATCGGCTCCATCATCACCTACTGGATTGGCGCGCTGGGCGGGCGGCCCTTGCTGGAGAGGTACGGCAAGTACGTCCTCATCTCGCGCCACGACATGGAAGTGGCAGACCGCTGGTTCGCCAAGTACGGTGAGGCGACGGCCTTCTTCTCGCGGTTGCTGCCTGTGGTGCGGACGTTCATCTCGCTGCCGCTGGGGATGGCGCGCATGAACTTCGCCAAGTTCACCATCCTGGCGTTCGTCGGTTCGTTCCTCTGGTCGGGCGTGCTGGCCTACCTGGGCTACGTGTTCGGCGAGCACTGGGTGCAGGTGCGTGAGGCCATGCGCCCGTTTGACATCCCCATCCTCATCGTGCTGGTGGGGCTGGTGGCGTGGTACGTGTACACGCACATCAAGCGGGCGAAGCGACAGGCGAAGGCCGACGCCGAACCCGCGGCGTAA